GCGCGGAACGGGCCGCCGTGAGGTCGCGAAGCTGCTCTTCGATGTAGTCCGCACGCTCCTTGAGCCGGTCATACTCGTCCATGGCGACCTGGTTGACAGGACCGATCCCCTCCAGCTGGCGCCTGAGCTTGGCGACCTCGCGCTCGGTTGCCGCCCGGTCGTCCGGCGCGGGAAGCGTGAGGGCCTCGTCGAGTACATGGGTCCCATCGGCCGTGATCTTCTTGATGGCCTCCTCGACCTGGACCTCGAGCTTACCTGAGGCGACCTTCGCATCGGCTTGGGCGGTCGTCGCCGTCTCCAAGGCGGAGTTCGCGTCCGTCACCTGCTGACGGGCGTCAGCGATGGTCTGCTTGAGCGAGGAAGAGTCTGCCTCGGCAAGACGGCTCCTGTCCTTGAGGCGGCTCGCCCAGGCCACGGCACACTCCTGGAGTGCCTGGTAGCGCTCATGGAGGGGATCCACCCTCAGGCGGAGGACCTCGAGCGACCTGCTCCCATCGAGTGCCGCATCCCGACGTGCATCGAGGTCGGCATGGCGCTTCGCGAGCTCGGTGGTCCTGACCTCGAGGTGATGCCCTCGCTCCGTGGCGGTCGCAGCCTTGAGCCTCGCATCCGAGAGTGCGGACGCGGCCTCGGCATCAGCCTTGGCGGCGGCCTCGCGCGAGTCCCCTGCCTCATCGATGCGATGGAGCAGCTCGGCCGCGGTCTGGCCCGCGGTCTCGGCCTTCTCCTTGAGCTCAGCCAGGCGCGGCTTCGCCTCGTCGGCCTTGGCGCACACCTCCTCGCGGTGGCGTTGGAGATCGGCGCGCTCGTCGGTGGCACGGCTCACCTGCTCGGTGAGACGCCCGACCTCAGAGGCGAGCGAGTCCGCCTCGCCCTTGAGCCGAGAGAGGTTACGGGCGGCCTCGGCTGCGGCAGAGCGCGCATCCGAGAGTGCGGACGATGCGTCCCCGACCGCGGAGGTGGCCTTGGCAAACGTCTGCTCGAGCTCCGGGAGCTCGGCCTCGAGGCTGCGCACGCGAGCCTTGCGCTCGAGGGCACCTGCCTCCGCGGCATCGGCCTGCCCGACATAGGTGCGCCCGTCAGGAAGCACCGTGGCACCCTCTGGCGTGACATAGGTGAACACCGGGTCGGTGGCATGGGCGGAGACGGCTCGACCGATGGAGTCCACCACGCGAACGTCGCCAAGAAGCGACGCCACGAGCCCCTCGGCTCCCTCATGGACCGTGAGGGAGTCCACGAGCGGACGTCCGACGTCGCAGAGGGGTATGTGGGAGGGGGCCGCCTGCCCACGCGACACGATGGTGGCACGACCTGTGACCGAGGATGCGCCGAGCGCAGCCCCAGCCACGGCGGCGACCTCTGGCGACCCGGCGACGACCAACGCATTGAGGTCATCCCCGAGCAGCCGTTCCACGACGACGCGAAGGTCGTCGGGCACCTCGATGAGGTCAGCCAGCCGGCACTCGACCTTGGACGACACCGCGTCGTCCTCCATGAGGCCCGCCACGAGGGGGCTCGATGCCTCGGCAGCCTTCACCACGGAGGAGAGCGCGGCAAGCGAAGCCTTGGCATCGCTGAACGTGGTGCGTGCGGCGTCCTCGGCCGTACGGGCCTCGGATAGCGCCGTCTCCGCGGCCTTCGTGCGGCCGGCGCCAGAGTCGACGGCCGTCTGGGCCTCGCCCATGGCGTCAGCCTGTCTTCTTGGCACGCTCCGAGCGTTCTGCAAGCGCCTCCTGGGCTACCGAGATCGTCTCGTCCACCTGGCGGATTCGACTCTCGAACATGGCATCCTCGACCTCGGCAGACGAGATCTGGTCCTTGAGCTTGGCATGCGCCAGCGTAGCCTCGTCGGCGGACCTCTGGGCGCTCCTGAGCTCGGCCGTGAGCTTGGTCGAGGCCTCGTCGGCCTCCGACCGCGCGTCACGGGCGGCCTTGGCCGCGGGCTCGAGCACCGCCAGGTCGTCCTCGAGCCGCTTGGACTCGACACGCACCGACGAGAGCTCGGTCGCGACGCGACCCTCCTCCTCGATGAGGTCACGGCGCTGCTTCTCGACGGTCGAGACCGTCATGCGCATGTCCGAGAGGCGGTCCACCATGTTGTGGCCCTTCTCCTCCAGGAGGCGCATGTCGCTCTCGATACGGCCGAGAGACGACTGGCACCTGCGGCGCTGCTCTCCGAGGTCGCCGACGAAGAGGCCCTTCTGCTCGAGCATCGACTGGAGCTTCTCGAGCTCTGCCTGCTTCTCCTGCAGGCGATAGCGCGCCATCTCGACCTCAGCCGAGGCCTCCTTGCCAGAGGCCTCCAGGCCCTTCCACTGTCCCTGGAGCTGTCGCAGGTCATCGACCGCGAGGATGCAGGTGAGCTCCGAGAGACGGGAGTCGATGTCGTTGTACTGCTTGGCCCTGTCGACCTGACGCTCGAGCGGGCGGAGCTGGCGCGAGATCTCACGCGAGACGTCCTTGGCACGTACGAGGCTCGCATCCATCGAGGCGAGCTTCCGCTCGGACCGCTCCTTGCGCCGACGGTGCTTCGAGATGCCAGCGGCCTCCTCGATGAGGGCCCTGCGCTCCTCAGGACGGCTTGCAAGGATCGAGTCGAGCTTGCCCTGGGAGATGATGGAGTGGGTGTCCTTGCCAAGACCGGAGTCGTGCAGGATGTCCTGGATGTCCATGAGTCGGGCCGGCGAGTCGTTGATGAGATACTCGGACTCCCCAGAACGGTACATCCTCCGCGTGATGGCCACATCGGAGAAGTCCACGGGAAGCGTGCGGTCGGAGTTGTCGAGCACGAGGGTGACCTCGGCCAGCCCCACAGGCTTACGGGCGGAGGAACCGGCAAAGATCACGTCCTCCATGGCCGCTCCGCGCAGCATCTTCGCACTCTGCTCGCCGAGGACCCAGAGGATGGCGTCCGAGATGTTCGACTTGCCGCTGCCGTTGGGTCCCACGACCACCGTGAGACCAGGGTCGAAGACCATGTGCGTGCGGTCCGCAAAGGACTTGAACCCCTTGAGGGTGAACGACTTGAGGTACATGGGCCCTATGCCTCCCCGCGGGATGGGTCGCCTGCGGCCTCGGCGAGCCTCGAGCCATGGGCCACGCCCGACTCGGCGTCCAGCCGCTCGATGGCATCCTGGGCCGCGAGCGACTCGGCCTCCTTCTTGGATGAGCCGACCCCACGCCCCATGCGGCAGCCGTCGAGAAGGACCACCGAGGTGAAGGTCGGCGCATGCGCCGGCCCCTCCTCGCCCACGAGCTTGTAGACGGGGGCGCAACGCAGGTCCCGCTGCGTGATCTCCTGCAGGCGGGACTTCGCGTTCAACGCATGCGAGGCGACGTCAGCCGAGATGTGCGGCCCCAAGGTGCGTGTCACGAAGGCGTCGGTGACCTCATAGCCGCCATCGAGGTAGAGCGCCCCGACCACGGACTCGTAGACGTTCTCGAGGGCGGAGTGCAGTCCGCGCGCGCCGGTCCCCAACTCGGACTCACCGAAGACGATGCACTCCCCTATGCCAAGCTCGCCGGCGACCTCAGAGAGCATCCCGCCCGAGACCAGGCTGATCTTGAGACGCGTGAGCTTGCCCTCGTCCATGTCGGGGAAGCGCTCGAACAGGCGCGTGGCGACGATGGCTCCCAGGATGGAGTCACCGAGGAACTCGAGGCGCTCATAGCACGCCGAGATGTGCTCTCCCTCAGCTGCGGACGGGTGCGTGAGCGCGGAGGTGATGAGACGACGGCTGGCGAAGTTGTGATCACAGATGCGCTCGACACGAGCGATCTTCTCGTCTGTGGTCGTTGGTGCTGACAAGTTGGCTCCCTTGGGCGACGCATGACGCCGCATGACGTTATCTGTTGCGATACGTACTGATTGTACCTGCCACGCGCCCTAGGCGCAGGCCTCGGTGAGCTTTCCCACGAGGTCGCCGCGGACGGCGGTCGCAGCGGCCAACGTGCCGTTCCTGATGGCCTCCACGCTCGTGGCGCCGTGGCCCACGAGGACGGGGGCCTTGAGACCGAGGAGGTTGGCCCCGCCGTAGACGTCGCCTGACAGCGACGCCGCGACGCCCTTGATGGCGGGCTTCACGAGCATGCCGCCCAGGCCCACCTTGACGCTGGCATGCGCCGCCACCTTGAGCTCATGAGATATGTACTTCGCGCAGCCCTCGATGGCCTTGATGGCGCAGTTGACCGTGAAGCCGTCACCCACGATGACGTCGAAGGAGCCCAGGAGCAGATCACTCCCCTCTGCGTTGCCCACGAAGGAGGGAAGCTTGGCCGCGAGCGCCTCGTGGTAGCCAAGCGTCGCGGCATTACCCTTCGTTTCTTCGCTCCCGTTGGAGAGCAGGCCGACCTTGGGCGCGTCGCATCCGAGCGCGAGGGTCGCATAGGCAGCGCCCATGCGCGCGAACTGCACGATCTGCTCGGGAGTGCAGTCGGCGTTGGCCCCGATGTCGGTGACGACCGTCTCGTGGCCGTCCAGGCCTGGGAGCGCCGTCGCCAGGGCAGGCCTCCCGATTCCCTTGATACGTCCGATGCCAAGGGTGCCAGCGGCAAGGATGGCGCCCGTCGAGCCAGCCGAGAAGAACGCCTCGGCCGCACCCTCACGGACGGCCTTGCAGCCGCGGACGATGGACGAGTCGCGCTTGGAGCGCACGGCCTGGGTCGGGTGCTCGCCCATGCCGATGACCTCCGTGCAGGTGAGGGCCTGCGCGCGGTCGTTCCTCTCGCAGAACGGGGTGACGACCTCGTCGGTGCCAGCCACCAGCACCGTGAGGTCATCATCGGCGGCGAGGGCGGAGGCGATGCCCTGGCATACGACACCGGGCTCCTCGTCGCCGCCCATGGCATCAACGCAGATGGTGGTCATGATCCTCTCCCGTCATAGAAAGGAGGCCGACCCCCGGATGAGGGCCGGCCTCCCGACCGATCAAGCACATGAGGGCTACTCGGTAACGATGACCTCGCGGTCCTTGTAGTAGCCACAGTTCGGGCACACGTGGTGCGGCAGCTTGACGGCACCACACTGCGGGCACGTGGAACGTGCGGGAGCGTCGAGCTTGCTGTTGGCGGAACGGCGGGTATGCGTGGCGCCGCGGCCCTTCTTCTGTTTAGGTACTGCCATGTTGATTCTCCTAGCGCTCTTCACGGACGCCCCGGTGGGGCGGACTAACCGATTCACACGAGATGGAATGGTACCACAAGACCTGGTGGACGCACAGGGGGAAGTGCCACATCCGTCATTGATTCACGAGCAGGACACGAGTGGATGCATCAGACCGAGGGCCTACTCGCCCGCAGGTGGGACGTCATCGGTGACATCGAAGTCCTTGAGGACGGCAAAGGGACTTGCCGGGTCAGGCTCTGCCGCCGCCTTGGCAGCGCACCCACAATCCCCCTCGTTGAGGTTGGCCCCACAGGTGGGACACAGGCCCTTGCAGTCGGGGGTGCAGAGGACGACGAAGGGGGTCTCCATGAGAAGCGCGCTCGTGAGCGCGTCCGTGAGGTCGATCGTATCGTCATCGAGGACGAGCGAGAAGTCCACATCGTCCTCGTCGTCGCCCTGGTCCTCCTCGGCAGGGGCCTCGTACAGGTAGTACTCGTCGACCTCGCCGGCCACGTCGAAGCACGCAGCCTCGAGGCAGCGGTCGCAGGTGCCCTCCACGTGGGCCGTGAGCAGGCCCGTGACCAGGATCCCCTCACCGGCGTTGGTGAGCATGAGGTCATAGTCGACGCCGGAGGGGAGGGAGAAGTCATGCTCCCCCAGCGAGTAGCCCTCCTGGGCGATGTGTCCCTTGCACGGGACGGTGTCGCCAGCGTTGGCAAGGCGATCGTCTATGTGGACGATGATGGGATCCATGTGTCCTACCAGGCCGCCGCGCTCGTGTCGGCAGAGGAGGAGGAGTTCTCTACCAGGGTCTGACGGCAGCGTGAGACGGAGCCCGTGATGGACTTGAGGTTCTCCTCGAGCTGCCCCAGCACGTTCTCGGCGTACTCCTCGGCATTGTAGCGGGTGTCGCGCTCGTACTGCTGGGCCTGGTCACGGATGTCGTCGGCCTGCTGCTGGGCAAGGCGCACGACCTCCTGGTCGGAGGCGAGGATCATGGCCTGCTGCTGGGCGTCGGCGATGATGGAGTCAGCCTGCTGCTGCGCATGGGCGAGAAGCTCCTCCTGCTCCTTCATGACTCGACGCGCGTCCTGGAACTCCTGCGGGAAGACGCGGCGAATCTCGTCGAGGTACTCATAGACGTCCTGGGCATCGACGATCTTCTTCTGGCCACCACCCGTGAGCGGCGACTTGGCATCGGTGATCATCTGCTCGAGGTCGTCGACGATGGCCTCTATCTCCTCACCTGGCTGCATGTAAGGCTCCTTTCATGGTGCGGACATAGACATGACGACCCGCAGTCACCGCGTACGGGCACACCCCGTACGCACAATTTCTCGAAATATCCTACCAGATTCTCGGTGTAGCTGCGCGGATGGTCCCTTGCTGACAAGGAACGGCCACGCGGGCCCCGCAAACAGGCGCCGCCCATCTCAGGACGCGAAGTGCGCCGTGAGGTGACGCGCCACGCAGGGTGGCACCAGCAGGCTCACGTCGGACCCGAACCCGGCGAGCTCGCGGACGATCGACGACGAGACATAGCCGTACTCCGGTGCGCTCATGACGAAGATGCTCTCGATGTCCGGCGCCATGCGGCTGTTGAGATCCGCCTGCTGGAGCTCGTACTCGAAGTCGGTGGTGGCTCGAAGGCCCTTGACCACCGCAGACGCCTCCACCTCGCGGCAGAAGTCGACGAGGAGCCCCGTGAAGGGAATCACGTCCACGCCATCGACCACGCCCTCTGCAGCAAGGGCCTGACGCGCCATCTCGACACGCTCCTCGAGCGGGAACGCAGGCCCGCTCCCATGCTTGGCAAGCGAGGCTGCCACCCCCACGGTGACCTTGGGACAGAAGCGGCGGGCCCTGCGGACCACGTCGATGTGGCCATAGGTGATGGGGTCGAACGTCCCCGGGACCACCACGTGCTCGATGTCGCAGCCTGTCATGCTCGCTCCCCGATCCTCAAGAGGTCCACTGCCGTCTGACCATAGCGCTTCTGCTTGAGCAGCCGCCCGACATCCGAATCGAGCGATGGCGCCGATGATGCCCGCTCGTAGCCCACGACCGCCCCAGGCGCCAGGGAGCCGCTCCCGTGGAGGCTCCTCACCAGATCGCTCACCACCCCCGCGTCCGTAGCATAGGGGGGGTCGAGAAGCACGACGTCGAAGGGGGCGCCGGGCAGCCTGCCCTGTGCCAGCCTCATCACGTCGCCCGCCACGACCGAGACCTGGCTGGACGCTGCCCCCATGGACGCGACGTTTCGACGAACGCGCGCCTGGGCACCGCGGTCCTGGTCGCAGAAGGTGGCATGGGCGGCCCCCCTGCTCAGGAGCTCGAGGCCGAGGGCGCCCGAGCCGGCGAAGGCATCGAGGACCGAGGCGCCGGCCAGGTCCAGGTCCATGGCCGAGAGCACCATGGAGGCGAGGGCCTCGCGAACACGGTCCGTGGTCGGGCGCGTCACACCGCGCCCGTCAGGAGCCTCGAGGGGACGCCCCCTCCAGATGCCGCCGACAATCCTCATGCGCCTCTGACCTCCTCGAAGTAGGCTCCGAACCTGTCACGTGCCTCGAGCGCCATGCAGCGATGCCCGGCATCCTTGAGCTCAGGGTCATGACCCAGGACCTCAGCGGCATCGGAATGCGCCGCCTCCACGAGGTCGACGTCGGCCGCAAGGTCCACGAGCATGAGCGTCACCCCACCCGACTGGCGATATCCCAGCACCTCTCCCTCGCGCCTCAGCTTGAGGTCGAGCTCGGCGAGCTCGAGGCCGTCCGAGGTGGCCTCGAGGGCCGAGAGGCGCGAGCGCGCCGGCGACCCCTTGCGGGCGGCGCTCGCAAGGAAGACCCGACCCGAGACGTCGCCGCGACCCACACGGCCCCTGAGCTGGTGGAGCGTCGCCAGGCCGAAGCGGTCGGCGTCCCATATGAGCATGACCGTGGCGTTCGGCACGTCAACGCCCACCTCTATCACCGTGGTGCACACGAGGACGTCGATCGTGCCGGCATGGAAGCGTCCCATGACGTCGTCCTTCTCGGCGGCGGACATGCGCCCGTGGAGGAGCTCGACGGTGAGGTCGGGGAACACACGGGTGAGCTTCTCGGCGGTCGCCACCGCCGAGCGGGGATGCCCTCCCGTGACCACGTCCGCCTCGGGCACGTCGTCGAGGTCGTCGCCTGTGTCCGTGTCATCGACCAGCGGACAGACCACGTAGGCCTGATGCCCTGCCTCGGCAGCGGCACGGATGGCCGAGTAGGCGAGGTCAACGTTCTCGGGGGTGACCACGGAGGTCGAGATGCCAGCACCGGCGCGTGGTCTGTGCCTGATCCTCGAGCAGTCAAGGTCCCCATAGACCGAGAGGGCCAGCGTCCGCGGGATGGGCGTCGCCGTCATCGTGAGCATGTCAGCACCAGCGCCCTTCTCGCGCAGGGCCGCTCGCTGGTCGACGCCGAAGCGATGCTGCTCGTCCACGACCACGAGCGTGAGATGCTTGAACGCGACGTCACCAGAGAGGAGCGCCGTGGTGCCGAAGGTGACGCTCACCTCCCCGGAGGCGATCCCGGCCGTCGAGGCCGCGCGCTCGTCCGCAGGCGTGGCCCCGGTGATGAGCGCCCAACGGATGCCGGCAGCATCGAGGAGCGGCCCGACCTTCTGGGCATACTGGCGCGCCAGCACCGAGGTCGGTGCCATCACGGCCGCCTGCGTCGCGGTGTCCGCGACGGCGGCGCAGGCGATGGCGGCGACGGCGGTCTTGCCGGTGCCGACGTCGCCCAGGAGGATGCGGTTCATCACGCGGCGAGCCGCCATGTCGGCAAGGACCTCATCGGTGGCCTGCTGCTGCTCCTCCGTGAGCGACCATGGGAGCGACGAGACGAGCGCCCGCAGGCAGGGGCCATCCGTGACGTGGGCCGTGGGGACCACACCCGCAAGGTCGAGGTCACGGCGGGAGAGGAGTGTCAGCTGGAGCGAGAGGAGCTCGTCGTAGGCGAGGCGCCTGCGGGCCTGCTCCGCCTCGTCGAGGCTTGCCGGGAAGTGGATCTGCCTCAGGGCGCGAGCGCGCGTCATGAGCGAGTGGCGGCACACGAGCGCAGACGGGAGCCAGTCACAGACGTCGCCCTCGTCCGCCAGCGCTGCCGACACGATCCTCCGCATCCAGGCGCAGGTGATTCCCTCCCCCACCGCATGCACGGGAAGGACCCTCTGGTAGGAGCTCGCATCGTCCGCAGAGCCGAGCACCTCATAGAACGGGGCCTTCATCTGCTTGAAGCCATACCCGAAGGTGACCTTGCCCGAGAGGGCCACCATGTCACCGACATGGACCTGGTCAGCGATCCAGGGCTGCTTGAAGAACGTCGCCTGCAGTACCCCCGTCTCGTCGATCACGTAGAGCTCGACGATCTGCATGCGGGGACGTGGGCGTTTGACGGTGACCTTGTCCACGCGGGCCACCACGGTCGCGTCCTGTCCCACGGCGGCCAGCTCGACGGGACTCGTGCTCGTGAAGTCGAGGTAGCGCCTCGGGACATGCAGGAGCAGGTCACGCACGGTGCGGATGCCCAGGCGGGCAAGTGCCGCCTCGCGGGCGGCCGACACATAGCGCAGCCGCCCCACGCCGTCGGCAAGCGATGCCGTTCGCCCGGGGCGGTCTGCGGCCGCACCTATCGTGGGAAGATGGCCTTGTGCCACGACTCCCCCTACTCGATGGAGAAGACCACGGGATAGAGGGGCTGCTCGCCACGATGCGAGTCGATCTCGAGGTCAGGCTCGGCCTCCTGGATGGCGTCACAGAGGGCCTTGAAGGCACCGTCATCGAGGTCCGACCCGGCGAGGATCGTGAGGGTATCGCCCTCCTCCTGCTCCTGCATGCCATGGATGACGTCAAGCGTCACCTGCTGCACGTCACTGCCTACCACGGTGATCTTGCCGCCTTCGATGCCCATGACGTCGCCGTCGTGGATGGGGGTACCATCCGCCGCCGCCGAGTCACGGACGGCCGTGGTCACCTCTCCGTCGCGGATCTCACCGATGGCATCGCACATCTCGGCGACGTTCTCGTCGAGGGAGGCATCGGCGTCCACCACGAACATGGCCGCGAAGGCCTGCGGCACCGTCTTGGTGGGGACGACCGCGACCTCGCGCCCGTCACAGGCGTTCGCGGCCGCCTCGGCCGCCATGCGGATGTTGCCGTTGTCGGGCAGGACGATGACGCGCTCGGCGTTGACCTTCTCGATGGCGGCAAGGATGTCGGCCGTGGAGGGGTTCATGGTCTGTCCGCCGGACACGACGTAGTCGACCCCCAGGGAGCGGAGGATGTCGGCCTCGCCGGCACCTGCAGCGACAGCCACGAAACCCAGAGGCTTGGGCGGCTCGGACGAGACCTGCGGGGCAGCAGGCTCAGCCGTATCGGAGGCGTTGGGATCATCGGCCTTGGCAGCCTGGTCGGCCGCGATGCCAGCCGTGCGGTCCGCCGCCTCGAGGTCCATGTTATGGATGAAGACCTCGAAGATCTGGCCGAGCTCGAGCATGTGGTGCAGTACCTCGTCGGGCTCGTTTGAGTGGACGTGGATCTTGTAGTCGGGGTTGGTGCCCACCAGCAGCTCGCAGTCGCCCATGGACGAGAGGAACGAGAGGGCAGCCTCCTCGTCGAAGTCGGCGGAGTCGGCGTGGAAGAGGAACTCGGTGCAATAGCGATACTCGGAGCCCGCCCAGTCCTCGTTGAGCTCGATGGCGACCTTGCTCTCGGCACCGGCCTTGGCAGCTTCGTTCGAGGTCACGGCAGGCTCGTCTATGGTGGTCTTGAACTCGGTCATCTCTCCCTCGTGTCCCAGGTACGCGTTCACGAAGGCCTCGAGGAACGTCGCGATGCCGTAGGCGCCGGAGTCCACGACGCCGTTCTCCTTCAGGACGGGAAGCAGGTCAGGGCGTGCGGGCGACGGACTCGTAGGCCTCCACGACGAGCGCCTC
This genomic stretch from Atopobiaceae bacterium harbors:
- the rnc gene encoding ribonuclease III; protein product: MSAPTTTDEKIARVERICDHNFASRRLITSALTHPSAAEGEHISACYERLEFLGDSILGAIVATRLFERFPDMDEGKLTRLKISLVSGGMLSEVAGELGIGECIVFGESELGTGARGLHSALENVYESVVGALYLDGGYEVTDAFVTRTLGPHISADVASHALNAKSRLQEITQRDLRCAPVYKLVGEEGPAHAPTFTSVVLLDGCRMGRGVGSSKKEAESLAAQDAIERLDAESGVAHGSRLAEAAGDPSRGEA
- the plsX gene encoding phosphate acyltransferase PlsX, whose protein sequence is MTTICVDAMGGDEEPGVVCQGIASALAADDDLTVLVAGTDEVVTPFCERNDRAQALTCTEVIGMGEHPTQAVRSKRDSSIVRGCKAVREGAAEAFFSAGSTGAILAAGTLGIGRIKGIGRPALATALPGLDGHETVVTDIGANADCTPEQIVQFARMGAAYATLALGCDAPKVGLLSNGSEETKGNAATLGYHEALAAKLPSFVGNAEGSDLLLGSFDVIVGDGFTVNCAIKAIEGCAKYISHELKVAAHASVKVGLGGMLVKPAIKGVAASLSGDVYGGANLLGLKAPVLVGHGATSVEAIRNGTLAAATAVRGDLVGKLTEACA
- the rpmF gene encoding 50S ribosomal protein L32; the protein is MAVPKQKKGRGATHTRRSANSKLDAPARSTCPQCGAVKLPHHVCPNCGYYKDREVIVTE
- a CDS encoding DUF177 domain-containing protein — protein: MDPIIVHIDDRLANAGDTVPCKGHIAQEGYSLGEHDFSLPSGVDYDLMLTNAGEGILVTGLLTAHVEGTCDRCLEAACFDVAGEVDEYYLYEAPAEEDQGDDEDDVDFSLVLDDDTIDLTDALTSALLMETPFVVLCTPDCKGLCPTCGANLNEGDCGCAAKAAAEPDPASPFAVLKDFDVTDDVPPAGE
- a CDS encoding ATPase, whose translation is MQPGEEIEAIVDDLEQMITDAKSPLTGGGQKKIVDAQDVYEYLDEIRRVFPQEFQDARRVMKEQEELLAHAQQQADSIIADAQQQAMILASDQEVVRLAQQQADDIRDQAQQYERDTRYNAEEYAENVLGQLEENLKSITGSVSRCRQTLVENSSSSADTSAAAW
- the coaD gene encoding pantetheine-phosphate adenylyltransferase; the encoded protein is MTGCDIEHVVVPGTFDPITYGHIDVVRRARRFCPKVTVGVAASLAKHGSGPAFPLEERVEMARQALAAEGVVDGVDVIPFTGLLVDFCREVEASAVVKGLRATTDFEYELQQADLNSRMAPDIESIFVMSAPEYGYVSSSIVRELAGFGSDVSLLVPPCVARHLTAHFAS
- the rsmD gene encoding 16S rRNA (guanine(966)-N(2))-methyltransferase RsmD, which translates into the protein MRIVGGIWRGRPLEAPDGRGVTRPTTDRVREALASMVLSAMDLDLAGASVLDAFAGSGALGLELLSRGAAHATFCDQDRGAQARVRRNVASMGAASSQVSVVAGDVMRLAQGRLPGAPFDVVLLDPPYATDAGVVSDLVRSLHGSGSLAPGAVVGYERASSAPSLDSDVGRLLKQKRYGQTAVDLLRIGERA
- the recG gene encoding ATP-dependent DNA helicase RecG, which produces MAQGHLPTIGAAADRPGRTASLADGVGRLRYVSAAREAALARLGIRTVRDLLLHVPRRYLDFTSTSPVELAAVGQDATVVARVDKVTVKRPRPRMQIVELYVIDETGVLQATFFKQPWIADQVHVGDMVALSGKVTFGYGFKQMKAPFYEVLGSADDASSYQRVLPVHAVGEGITCAWMRRIVSAALADEGDVCDWLPSALVCRHSLMTRARALRQIHFPASLDEAEQARRRLAYDELLSLQLTLLSRRDLDLAGVVPTAHVTDGPCLRALVSSLPWSLTEEQQQATDEVLADMAARRVMNRILLGDVGTGKTAVAAIACAAVADTATQAAVMAPTSVLARQYAQKVGPLLDAAGIRWALITGATPADERAASTAGIASGEVSVTFGTTALLSGDVAFKHLTLVVVDEQHRFGVDQRAALREKGAGADMLTMTATPIPRTLALSVYGDLDCSRIRHRPRAGAGISTSVVTPENVDLAYSAIRAAAEAGHQAYVVCPLVDDTDTGDDLDDVPEADVVTGGHPRSAVATAEKLTRVFPDLTVELLHGRMSAAEKDDVMGRFHAGTIDVLVCTTVIEVGVDVPNATVMLIWDADRFGLATLHQLRGRVGRGDVSGRVFLASAARKGSPARSRLSALEATSDGLELAELDLKLRREGEVLGYRQSGGVTLMLVDLAADVDLVEAAHSDAAEVLGHDPELKDAGHRCMALEARDRFGAYFEEVRGA